One genomic segment of Hordeum vulgare subsp. vulgare chromosome 2H, MorexV3_pseudomolecules_assembly, whole genome shotgun sequence includes these proteins:
- the LOC123425606 gene encoding glutathione S-transferase T3-like codes for MDDDEAFLDIIDFGCTQTQPKSPIGEQPTPSTQHRSAITEKEKSHKGKNWSSDEDKVLIAAWANTSLDIVGTDQNRDTYWARISEYYNRQKESSWPERNDNAINCRYTFINRETSKFCGCLQQILNRQESGRTIEEKTNDAHILFKEMDPKKKKPFTLMHCYIEFSKYPKWQTRELETSVKKQKKTIDASPGTATNDPADASSVRTDATSIRTDALEHETRPDGVKKDKRGKADDIACKFSLETVWAAKQEKDEIKEAARNARYAQQLELRKEEIALKKKEDARNEREDARRQFELDERVMLMDTSGMTDAQKQFYQAKQKEILARGLE; via the exons ATGGATGATGACGAAGCCTTCTTGGACATCATTGATTTTGGTTGCACACAAACGCAACCAAAGAGTCCAATTGGAGAGCAGCCAACTCCATCAACTCAGCATCGTTCTGCAATAACAGAGAAAGAAAAATCCCACAAAGGAAAAAATTGGTCTAGTGATGAGGACAAGGTTCTCATAGCAGCATGGGCAAATACAAGTTTGGATATTGTTGGGACAGATCAAAACCGAGATACTTATTGGGCTAGAATTTCAGAGTACTACAATAGACAGAAGGAATCATCATGGCCGGAACGAAATGATAATGCAATCAATTGCCGTTACACTTTCATTAACAGAGAGACCTCTAAATTTTGTGGTTGCCTTCAGCAGATTTTAAATAGGCAAGAAAGTGGAAGGACTATAGAAGAAAAG ACAAACGATGCACACATTTTGTTCAAGGAAATGGATCCTAAAAAAAAGAAGCCTTTCACATTGATGCATTGCTACATAGAGTTTTCGAAGTATCCAAAGTGGCAGACAAGAGAGCTTGAAACTTCTGTGAAGAAACAAAAGAAGACCATTGATGCAAGTCCGGGCACAGCTACCAATGATCCGGCTGATGCATCCTCGGTACGTACTGATGCTACCTCGATACGCACTGATGCTCTTGAACATGAGACTAGACCTGATGGTGTGAAGAAGGACAAGAGAGGTAAGGCTgatgacattgcttgcaagttttCATTAGAAACTGTGTGGGCAGCAAAACAAGAGAAGGATGAGATCAAAGAGGCGGCAAGAAATGCTCGCTACGCGCAGCAACTTGAATTGCGAAAAGAGGAGATTGCACTAAAAAAGAAGGAGGATGCACGAAACGAGAGGGAGGATGCACGAAGACAGTTTGAATTAGATGAGAGGGTCATGCTCATGGACACTAGTGGTATGACTGATGCGCAAAAGCAGTTCTACCAAGCTAAGCAGAAGGAGATCCTTGCTCGCGGCCTAGAGTAA